A genome region from Musa acuminata AAA Group cultivar baxijiao chromosome BXJ3-5, Cavendish_Baxijiao_AAA, whole genome shotgun sequence includes the following:
- the LOC135637980 gene encoding L-ascorbate oxidase homolog, translating into MAGVAFLVFVSLLGLSVVRAEDPYLFFTWNVTYGTISPLGVPQQAILINGQFPGPNINSTTNNNIVINVFNNLDEPFLFTWNGIQQRKNSWQDGMLGTNCPIPPGTNYTYHFQVKDQIGSFFYFPSVGMHRAAGGFGGLRVNSRLLIPVPFDDPADDYTVLIGDWYTKSHKALAGILDAGRSIGNPTGILMNGSPGKNAAGKDDAPLFAMEAGKTYRYRICNVGLKVSLNFRIQNHLMKLVEMDGSHTVQNDYESLDVHVGQCLSVLVTANQEPKDYYMVASTRFTKYMLTATGIVRYAGSNVPPSSELPAGPVGWAWSFNQWRSFRWNLTASAARPNPQGSYHYGSINITRTIKLASSVGLVNGKRRFALNGVSHVETETPLKLAEYYGIADKVFKYDSISDEPPAASATITAAPNVLNATFRDYIEIILENPERSIQSFHLDGYSFFAVGMGHGKWTPASRKTYNLLDAVSRHTIQVYPRSWSAIMLTFDNAGMWSLRSELWERHYLGQQLYISVLSPARSLRDEYSIPDNTLLCGDVTTLPKPPPYV; encoded by the exons ATGGCCGGCGTTGCGTTCCTCGTGTTCGTCTCTCTGCTCGGCCTCTCGGTGGTCCGCGCCGAGGACCCGTACCTCTTCTTTACATGGAACGTCACCTACGGCACCATCTCACCTCTCGGCGTCCCTCAGCAGGCCATCCTCATCAATGGTCAGTTCCCCGGCCCCAACATCAACTCCACCACCAACAACAACATCGTCATCAACGTCTTCAACAACCTGGATGAGCCGTTCCTCTTCACCTG GAATGGTATCCAGCAGAGGAAGAACTCATGGCAAGATGGCATGCTGGGCACCAACTGCCCCATTCCGCCAGGCACCAACTACACCTATCACTTCCAGGTGAAGGACCAGATCGGAAGCTTCTTCTACTTCCCATCCGTCGGCATGCACCGGGCAGCCGGGGGCTTCGGCGGCCTCCGTGTCAACAGCCGCCTTCTCATCCCCGTCCCCTTTGATGACCCCGCCGACGATTACACGGTCCTCATCGGTGACTGGTACACCAAGAGCCACAAGGCCCTGGCCGGGATCCTCGATGCGGGCCGCAGCATCGGCAACCCTACCGGCATCCTCATGAATGGAAGCCCCGGCAAGAACGCCGCCGGAAAAGACGACGCTCCGCTCTTCGCCATGGAGGCCGGGAAGACCTATCGTTACCGCATCTGCAACGTCGGCCTGAAGGTGTCGCTCAACTTCCGGATTCAGAACCATCTGATGAAGCTGGTCGAGATGGACGGATCGCACACCGTGCAGAACGACTACGAATCCCTCGACGTCCACGTCGGGCAGTGCCTCTCCGTGCTCGTCACCGCCAACCAGGAGCCCAAGGACTACTACATGGTCGCCTCCACGCGCTTCACCAAGTACATGCTCACAGCCACCGGCATCGTCCGCTACGCCGGCTCCAATGTGCCTCCATCATCCGAACTGCCGGCGGGGCCCGTCGGCTGGGCCTGGTCGTTCAACCAATGGCGGTCCTTCCGATGGAACCTCACCGCCAGTGCCGCCCGACCCAACCCGCAGGGCTCCTACCACTACGGGAGCATCAACATCACCCGAACCATAAAGCTCGCCAGCTCCGTCGGCCTCGTCAACGGAAAGCGCCGCTTCGCCCTTAACGGCGTGTCGCATGTGGAAACCGAGACCCCGCTGAAGCTCGCTGAGTACTACGGCATCGCCGACAAGGTGTTCAAGTACGACTCCATCAGTGACGAACCACCGGCAGCCTCTGCCACCATCACGGCCGCGCCCAACGTCCTCAATGCCACCTTCAGGGACTACATCGAGATCATCCTCGAGAATCCCGAACGGAGCATTCAATCGTTCCATTTGGACGGCTACTCCTTCTTCGCCGTCGG GATGGGGCACGGAAAGTGGACGCCGGCGAGCCGGAAGACGTACAACCTCCTGGACGCGGTGAGCCGGCACACGATCCAGGTGTATCCGAGGTCATGGTCGGCGATCATGCTGACTTTCGACAACGCGGGGATGTGGAGCCTACGTTCGGAGCTGTGGGAGAGGCACTACCTGGGGCAGCAGCTCTACATCAGCGTGCTGTCGCCGGCGAGGTCCCTGAGGGACGAGTACAGCATTCCGGACAACACACTGCTCTGCGGTGATGTCACCACCCTCCCAAAGCCGCCACCCTACGTCTAA